The genome window GCCGACCACCGCGGCGCCGTAGCCGCCCAGCGCCTTGCCCAGGGTCACCAGTTGCAGCGGGATGTCGTCGACCCCCAGGCCGGCCTCGGCGACGCTGCCGCGCCCATGCGGACCGACCACGCCGACGCCGTGCGCGTCGTCCACGTACAGCAGCGCCTGTTGCGTGCGCGCCACCAGCGCCAGCGAGCGCAGCGGCGCGCTGTCGCCGTCCATGCTGAACACGCCATCGGTGGCCAGCATCGCCGCGCCGTCGGCGGCGTGCTTGAGCTGGCGCATCGCGCCTTCGGCATCCAGGTGAGGGTAGCGGCGCAGGCGGCAGCCGGCCAGGCGGCTGGCGTCGAGCAGGCTGGCGTGGTTGAGCCGGTCCTGCACGCACACGTCTTCTTCCTCGCTCAACAGCGCCTGCTGCACCGCCAGGTTGGCGATGAAGCCGCTGCCGAACAGCAGCGCCTGCGGATAGCCGAGCCAGTCGGCGATCTCGCGTTCCAGCGCCTCGTGCAGCGCGTGGTGGCCGCACACCAGGTGCGAGGCGGTGGCGCCGGCGCCCTCGCGCGCGGCCGCGTCCTGCAGGGCGGCGACCACTTCGAACTGCTGCGCCAGGCCCAGGTAGTCGTTGCTGCAGAAGCCGGTCAGCCAGCGGCCGTCCACTTCCAGGCGCACGCCGTCGCGGCGGCCGACGCTGCGGCGCACGCGCAGGCGCCCCTGCGCGTCGCGCAAGGCGCGCGCGGACTGGATGCGGTCGTGCAGGTCGGGACGGGCCATGGGCGCGGGACGGGCAACGGGCCGGTTAGCGTAGCGCGTCCCCGGCCGGGCCGGGCGCCGCCGGCGATGGACGGCCGGATCGGCGGACGGACGCGCGGCGGGGACTCAGACCAGGGCGGCGGCGATCGCCGGCGTGGGCGGGGCGGTGATGTCCGCATGCACGGTGCCGGGATGGTCGTGCGCATCGGCGTCCACCATCACCTGCATCGGCCGCAGCCCCAGCTGCGCGAACAGCGCCTGGTCGCGCGCGGTGTCCGGGTTGCCGGTGGTCAGCAGCTTCTCGCCGTAGAAGATCGAGTTGGCGCCGGCGCAGAAGCACAGCGCCTGCAGCTCGTCGCTCATGCTCTCGCGCCCGGCCGACAGCCGCACCATCGCCCGCGGCATCGCGATGCGCGCCACCGCGATCGTGCGCACGAACTCGAACGGGTCCAGCTCGACCGTGCCGTGCAGCGGGGTGCCGGCGACCTGCACCAGGCGGTTGATCGGCACCGAATCCGGATGCACCGGCAGGTTGGCCAGCGCCTGCAGCAGGCCGGCGCGCTGGTCGCGCGACTCGCCCATGCCGACGATGCCGCCGCAGCAGGTCTTCAGGCCGGCGTCGCGCACATGGGTCAGCGTGTCCAGGCGGTCCTGGTACTGGCGGGTGTGGATGATCGAGTCGTAGAAATCCGGCGCGGTGTCCAGATTGTGGTTGTAGTAGTCCAGCCCGGCCGCCTTCAGCGCCTGCGCCTGGGTGCCGTCGAGCATGCCCAGGGTGGCGCAGGTCTCCAGGCCCAGCGCCTTCACCTCGCGGATCATCTCCGCCACCTTCGGGATGTCGCG of Xanthomonas sacchari contains these proteins:
- the bioB gene encoding biotin synthase BioB; amino-acid sequence: MSAVVRHDWQRQELLALFDLPFPELLHRAAAVHREHFDPAQVQVSTLLSVKTGGCPEDCAYCPQAQRYATGVEAQKLMSTEAVLDKARQAKAAGASRFCMGAAWRSPKDRDIPKVAEMIREVKALGLETCATLGMLDGTQAQALKAAGLDYYNHNLDTAPDFYDSIIHTRQYQDRLDTLTHVRDAGLKTCCGGIVGMGESRDQRAGLLQALANLPVHPDSVPINRLVQVAGTPLHGTVELDPFEFVRTIAVARIAMPRAMVRLSAGRESMSDELQALCFCAGANSIFYGEKLLTTGNPDTARDQALFAQLGLRPMQVMVDADAHDHPGTVHADITAPPTPAIAAALV
- the bioF gene encoding 8-amino-7-oxononanoate synthase, with protein sequence MARPDLHDRIQSARALRDAQGRLRVRRSVGRRDGVRLEVDGRWLTGFCSNDYLGLAQQFEVVAALQDAAAREGAGATASHLVCGHHALHEALEREIADWLGYPQALLFGSGFIANLAVQQALLSEEEDVCVQDRLNHASLLDASRLAGCRLRRYPHLDAEGAMRQLKHAADGAAMLATDGVFSMDGDSAPLRSLALVARTQQALLYVDDAHGVGVVGPHGRGSVAEAGLGVDDIPLQLVTLGKALGGYGAAVVGDAALVRHLAETARPYLYTTALPPAQAAASLAAVKLARRDQWRRERLVELIALFRGGARRHGLELMASDTPIQPLLCGEERTALAWSAALEQAGYLVSAIRPPTVPEGKSRLRVTLSALHTPAQVQALLDALALARDRVAAHPPGLPA